In Gemmatimonadota bacterium, the DNA window TCCAGGATGTCCACGGGCCGGAATCCCTGGAGGTTCCCCGCCGGGTAGGTGTTGACCTCGCCGCCGCCTACCATGCCCTGGTTCCGCAGGAACAGCCGGTTCGACCTGCCGGGCGAGAAGCAGCAGCGGGTGTAGACGACATTCGTGGGCGAGGCGGAGACGTCGAAGGAGTCACAGCAGCGGGCGTTGTTCCAGGTCGGCGCTGCGGCGCCCGCATCCGCGGCCGCGAAGGTACCGTTGTCCTGATTGCCAAAGTACAGGTCCTCGGTGGTCGTGCCAGCCTGAGTGGCGCCGTCCATGGCAAAGAGCCAGAGCGCATGGGGCGTCGTATCCGGCTGCTCCCACGCCGGGCTGTGGCAGCCGGGGCTGGTAGTCACGGTGTTGTAGTAGACGCCGCCATCCGAGGAGAGCAGCACCGGGCAGGCGTTCACCGCAACCGTGGGATCGAAGGCCAGGTCCCCGGTGTCATCGTGGCCTCCCGCGCTCCGCGTAAACGGGCCCGTCCAGGTGTTGGTCGGGCAGCGCGCGGCCCCGCCGGCGGCAGCGGGCGCGGGCGTGGTGCAGCTCGCGCGGTGGAGCTGCACGTCGCCGAACCACAGGTCGAACGTCGCGCCAGTGCGTTGGTTGGTGGCGACGAACGGGATCCGCCCCTGCGCCCTGGGGTTGGTGAGCGTTGTAGGCCAGCTCGCGCCGCCGTCGTCCGACTCGTAGATGGTCGTCCCGACCACGGCAAAGAGCACGTACGACTCGTCAGGCGACGCGGCAATCGAGCACCTCCCGCCGGGCAACGTTGCGACCGCCGCCGTGGTCCAGTTTGCGCCGCCGTCCGTCGAGCGCTGGTGGCCGTCATCGCCGCACAGGTCGATGGTGCCGCCGTCGTGGACCACTACGTCCCAGACATTATCCGCGCCGTCGGCGGGCGTGGGATCGATGAAGGTCCAGGTTGCGCCGCCGTCGGTGCTCCGGGCCAGTCCACAGTTCGTGCCGATGGAAACGCTCTGCGTATTGGCCGGGTCGATGCTGATGCCGAAGGCTGACGGCTCGGTGCGGCGGGCTTCGACCGTGCAGAAGCCAACGGGCGGTGTGGCGCTCGCCGGCCTGGTCCAGGTTGCGCCGCCGTCACTGCTCACGCTGATGCCGGCCAGACTGGCGACGCGGCCGTCGTAGAGCGACGTCGCGTACACCTTGTTCGCGTCGTTGGGGTCGACCTCGACGTCCCAGGTTGCCATGGGCAGGTGGTTGTAGAGGTGGGCCCAGGTTCGGCCCGTGTCCGTGCTCATCCAGAGCCCGCCCCACTCGCTGGCCGCGTAGAACGTCGTGCCGTTGCTCGCCCGGGCCAGGCCGTTGACGCGCCCGCCCGAGGCGCCGTCGGCGTCCGTCGCGTCCAGCGTGGAGGAATCGGGGTTGATCTCCGTGACGCTGCTGGTGAACTGGGCGAACGCGGGCGCGCTCCCCAGCCAGAGCAGCAGCAAGGAGAGGAAAGCTGCGGAGCGGCGCTGCTCGAAGTGGCCGGTCATGGCTCACCTCCGGGGCAAGAACCTCAGAATACCTGCGAGTTCTCCGAATCCGGCCGGCATCGGCCGCGCTGTCAGCCTGCGGGGCTCTCAGCTCTGTCCGGCGGGCGGCGGGATAATGTCCGCCACGCAGGTGGGTGCTTCCGTCTGCACCGTCTCGCCGGGCTGCCAGCCTTTGTCCGTAGAGCTGAGCACACGCCAGAAGTAGCCAAGGCCGGGCTCGAGCCCTTTCACCTGAACGCTGACCAGGCGTTCCTTCTCCCGGAAGTCGACCTTGTCCACGGCCAGCTCGAAGGCCCGCCGGGCCTGCTGGCCGGATGCCTTGAACCCGGGGCTCGTCTCGAATTTCCGGTCCGGCGCCACGGCCGACAGGACGGCGGAGAGGCCCTTCTCGAACCCGCCCTTGTAGACGGTCACCTCAACGGCCTGGCGCTCCAGCAGTTTCCTGTCGGCCTGCCAGCTCAGCGCGGCGACACCCGTCCTCAGCTCGCTCTCGCTGCACCCCACCTCCACGCGGAACCGGGGCGCCGCGGCGGCGGTCGCGGGGAGTTTATCCGCACGAGGAGGAAACGGGACCGCCGGGGGCCGGACAGCCAACGTGTCCCGCCGGCCGACCGGCTGCTGGGGCACAGCCGACGTGGGCATGGATGCGGCCAGGCCAGCAGCCGCCAGGGCTACGAACACGGAGCGTGTGGTCATGGAAGCTGCCGCCCCTTTCTGAACTTTTGCCCCGCAAACCGGGACGGGTACCTACGAGTTTGTGGCAGCCCGGGAAAAATCGGAACACCGGGCGACGGGCATGCCCGCGCTATCCCGTTGGCGAAGCACCGCTCATTCCTTTTAAGCTTAAGCTGCTCCTCGGGGCAAGGGCGTCCCGCAGCGGCCACGGCAAGATCGAGGCGGCGGCCGCCCAACCTGTTTTGGCGCAATGTTATACACGCGAGCAGGCGCAACGCGGCCACATGCGTGCCGCTGCCAGTGCTGGCGGCGCGCGATGCGGTCGCGCGTCTTCGTGTGCGATGGTAAGGGGCGAAGCGCGGCGCCTGCGCCGGCTACGGCAAAGCTCCCGAATGGCCGCCGTGGCCGGCGGCTACCCTGCGGACGGCGCCTTCTCACAAACGGACGCGTACAAAGA includes these proteins:
- a CDS encoding exo-alpha-sialidase — translated: MTGHFEQRRSAAFLSLLLLWLGSAPAFAQFTSSVTEINPDSSTLDATDADGASGGRVNGLARASNGTTFYAASEWGGLWMSTDTGRTWAHLYNHLPMATWDVEVDPNDANKVYATSLYDGRVASLAGISVSSDGGATWTRPASATPPVGFCTVEARRTEPSAFGISIDPANTQSVSIGTNCGLARSTDGGATWTFIDPTPADGADNVWDVVVHDGGTIDLCGDDGHQRSTDGGANWTTAAVATLPGGRCSIAASPDESYVLFAVVGTTIYESDDGGASWPTTLTNPRAQGRIPFVATNQRTGATFDLWFGDVQLHRASCTTPAPAAAGGAARCPTNTWTGPFTRSAGGHDDTGDLAFDPTVAVNACPVLLSSDGGVYYNTVTTSPGCHSPAWEQPDTTPHALWLFAMDGATQAGTTTEDLYFGNQDNGTFAAADAGAAAPTWNNARCCDSFDVSASPTNVVYTRCCFSPGRSNRLFLRNQGMVGGGEVNTYPAGNLQGFRPVDILDRWGPDDYALVTTGGVFITTNITTNPIVWTQLGAATSPANARGVKAAVTGGTPTFYVQAGNADGRSQDQLWSFTGTAAGGAWTQIQPPGNVGGFGIFDVHPNNPLRLIASHLQPGANPQMILSTDGGANWTNLAPLDTLMTGGGQFQYQNQRGPTNFTAFSGYPEPTLVAFDPADSDIIVAGAADAGVFVSIDGGTAWTLVTDPFDPVDSGRPHIPRPWFAYFDHEPFSLLSETVNIYLGTQGRGVWRITLGIPRNIIVICEFFRRGCWPPELDKRIIILECLFEPCIFRDPIPKNCLVKFPCPGCEFGLCPPFYHLFLEDFDPRVWEVGLYTAKGDPAPFELFRTQTGVVLSFRPSKELFREGQIGDYELAFALRRGAKLGRYEIRTRLEVSDKPYRLGREPLLKVRPTPGAGAQ